The following coding sequences are from one Amphiprion ocellaris isolate individual 3 ecotype Okinawa chromosome 19, ASM2253959v1, whole genome shotgun sequence window:
- the si:ch211-188c18.1 gene encoding immunoglobulin V-set domain-containing protein isoform X2 has product MSEVWLRIIAVVSVCCSALSQAEDRGVVWRDVGESVTIQCRTPADQEYLYLRMGLSEDTDVFFTEKASGKITISKQYQYRLQSDGKFPNVDILIKNLTANDTGPYWCMYKVFDRKIHKPVSTKGSGSVLLVVTRDKHAARATSTAPPCDASHQDLVMVSVVISAAVLLCILMAFLIMIILKTKSLRASVAPRRLPTNDVYEDMRGTFRR; this is encoded by the exons ATGTCTGAAGTCTGGCTGAGGATCATCGCCgttgtttctgtctgctgttctgCTCTGAGCCAAGCAG AGGACAGAGGAGTGGTGTGGAGAGACGTTGGAGAATCCGTCACCATCCAGTGCAGAACTCCTGCAGACCAGGAGTACCTGTACCTGAGGATGGGCCTCAGCGAAGACACCGATGTTTTCTTCACGGAGAAGGCCTCAGGAAAAATCACCATTTCCAAACAATACCAATACAGACTTCAGTCTGACGGAAAGTTCCCCAACGTGGATATTCTCATCAAGAACCTGACGGCCAACGACACGGGGCCCTACTGGTGCATGTACAAAGTGTTCGACAGGAAGATCCATAAACCCGTATCCACCAAAGGCAGCGGCTCGGTGCTCCTGGTCGTGACAC GTGACAAACATGCAGCCAGAGCCACATCCACAGCTCCACCCTGCGATGCGTCTCATCAGGACCTGGTGATGGTTTCAGTCGTGATCTCAGCTGCTGTGCTGCTCTGCATCCTCATGGCCTTCCTCATCATGATCATCctcaag ACCAAGTCTCTGCGAGCCTCAGTAGCACCGAGACGTCTCCCCACCAACGACGTCTACGAGGACATGAGAGGAACGTTCAGACGCTGA
- the si:ch211-188c18.1 gene encoding immunoglobulin V-set domain-containing protein isoform X1: protein MSEVWLRIIAVVSVCCSALSQAEDRGVVWRDVGESVTIQCRTPADQEYLYLRMGLSEDTDVFFTEKASGKITISKQYQYRLQSDGKFPNVDILIKNLTANDTGPYWCMYKVFDRKIHKPVSTKGSGSVLLVVTRDKHAARATSTAPPCDASHQDLVMVSVVISAAVLLCILMAFLIMIILKNRRLQGTDRGPVSPDMTKSLRASVAPRRLPTNDVYEDMRGTFRR from the exons ATGTCTGAAGTCTGGCTGAGGATCATCGCCgttgtttctgtctgctgttctgCTCTGAGCCAAGCAG AGGACAGAGGAGTGGTGTGGAGAGACGTTGGAGAATCCGTCACCATCCAGTGCAGAACTCCTGCAGACCAGGAGTACCTGTACCTGAGGATGGGCCTCAGCGAAGACACCGATGTTTTCTTCACGGAGAAGGCCTCAGGAAAAATCACCATTTCCAAACAATACCAATACAGACTTCAGTCTGACGGAAAGTTCCCCAACGTGGATATTCTCATCAAGAACCTGACGGCCAACGACACGGGGCCCTACTGGTGCATGTACAAAGTGTTCGACAGGAAGATCCATAAACCCGTATCCACCAAAGGCAGCGGCTCGGTGCTCCTGGTCGTGACAC GTGACAAACATGCAGCCAGAGCCACATCCACAGCTCCACCCTGCGATGCGTCTCATCAGGACCTGGTGATGGTTTCAGTCGTGATCTCAGCTGCTGTGCTGCTCTGCATCCTCATGGCCTTCCTCATCATGATCATCctcaag AACCGAAGGCTGCAGGGCACCGACAGAGGGCCGGTCAGTCCAGACATg ACCAAGTCTCTGCGAGCCTCAGTAGCACCGAGACGTCTCCCCACCAACGACGTCTACGAGGACATGAGAGGAACGTTCAGACGCTGA